One stretch of Brettanomyces nanus chromosome 4, complete sequence DNA includes these proteins:
- the UBC13 gene encoding Ubiquitin-conjugating enzyme 13: protein MSLPKRIVRETERLISDPVPGITAVPHSDNMRYFNVTIEGPESSPYENGKFKLELFLPDEYPMVAPKVRFLTKIYHPNIDRLGRICLDVLKNNWSPALQIRTILLSVQALLSSPNPDDPLANEVAEEWKNDNVHAIATAREWTHQYAN from the exons ATGTCGTTGCCAAAAAGAATAGTCAGA GAAACGGAAAGATTGATTTCAGACCCTGTGCCAGGCATTACAGCTGTGCCCCATTCCGATAACATGAGGTACTTCAATGTCACCATAGAAGGACCCGAATCTTCACCATATGAGAACGGAAAGTTCAAATTAGAGCTATTTCTACCGGATGAATATCCGATGGTTGCGCCTAAGGTGAGATTTCTCACTAAGATATATCATCCTAACATCGACAGGTTGGGAAGAATCTGCTTGGACGTATTGAAGAATAACTGGTCTCCCGCTTTGCAGATCCGAACCATTTTGTTGTCTGTTCAGGCATTGCTAAGTTCTCCTAATCCCGATGATCCGTTAGCAAACGAGGTTGCGGAAGAGTGGAAGAACGATAATGTTCATGCAATAGCGACTGCAAGAGAGTGGACTCATCAGTATGCCAACTAG